From Chloroflexota bacterium, a single genomic window includes:
- a CDS encoding Rieske (2Fe-2S) protein → MAEVFAGVVADFDDGARKIVPVNGREVVVLRHDDSYYAYANYCLHNGGPVGEGVLIGRVEAILGENQTSAGERFSTEETHLVCPWHGWEYNLKTGACAGDPSRKLRRFETVEREGNIYVVA, encoded by the coding sequence ATGGCTGAGGTATTTGCCGGTGTCGTCGCCGATTTCGACGACGGCGCACGCAAGATCGTGCCAGTCAACGGGCGCGAGGTCGTGGTGCTGCGGCACGACGACAGCTACTACGCCTACGCGAACTATTGCCTGCACAACGGTGGTCCCGTTGGCGAAGGCGTGCTGATCGGGCGCGTCGAGGCGATCCTTGGTGAGAACCAGACCTCAGCCGGCGAGCGCTTCTCCACCGAGGAAACGCATCTGGTCTGCCCCTGGCACGGCTGGGAGTACAACCTCAAGACGGGCGCCTGCGCGGGCGATCCGAGCCGCAAGCTGCGTCGCTTCGAGACGGTTGAGCGGGAAGGAAACATCTATGTCGTCGCGTGA